Proteins found in one Quercus robur chromosome 2, dhQueRobu3.1, whole genome shotgun sequence genomic segment:
- the LOC126701244 gene encoding uncharacterized protein LOC126701244: protein MSSPDANEVLFAYIAVASHVVSLVLIREDNGTQRPMYYVSKSLQEAETRYLPLEKVILAVVQATRKLPHYFQAHTVVVLTQLPLKSVLRSADYTGRIAKWGTILGAFDIRYMPRTAIKGRVLADLVAEFAEPTLEGMEMSGSPSTDEKLISTVSQHEHNWWKAHIDGAANQRGSRVGLVLISPEGITIEKSLRLGFSATNNEAEYEALLEGMSMTRKLGGKCVSIFSDSRLIVGQVNGELEAKDERMQEYLARAKHLQTHFYHFRLTHIPRSGNTHADSLATLATSSAQPLPRVILVEDLCHPTTEKANGIRVHNVRVGPSWMDPLVLFLKHDTLPDDKVEADKIRRKASRFWLSEDSKLYRRSFSGPYLLCVHLGATELILKELHEGIYGNHTGGRSLFHRAMTLGYWWSSMHKEALEYVKKCDQCQRFAPNIHQPGVELNPLSSPWPFAQWGLDILGSFPKAAGNKKFLLVGTDYFTKWVETKALANIRDVDVKKFVWKNIITRFGTPHTLISDNGLQFDSKAFREYCNELGIINRYSTPAYPQGNG from the coding sequence atgtccagtcccgatGCCAACGAGGTGTTGTTCGCATACATCGCAGTAGCCTCTCATGTGGTGAGCTTAGTGCTAATCCGAGAAGACAACGGCACGCAGCGACCCatgtattacgtgagcaaatcGCTGCAGGAGGCAGAGACCCGGTATCTCCCCCTTGAAAAAGTTATCTTGGCCGTCGTACAAGCCACGcggaagctcccccactattttcaggcacatacagtAGTTGTGCTAACTCAACTTCCGCTGAAATCCGTCCTCCGcagcgccgactacacaggTAGAATTGCTAAGTGGGGAACAATCCTGGGtgccttcgacattagatacatgcctcgcaccgccaTAAAAGGTCGGGTCCTCGCTGATCTAgtagctgaatttgcggagccCACCCTAGAAGGAATGGAGATGTCAGGATCACCAAGCACTGATGAGAAACTAATCAGCACAGTCTCTCAGCATGAACATAATTGGTGGAAAGCACACATCGACGGTGCAGCGAACCAAAGGGGCTCAAGGGTGGGGCTCGTTCTAATCTCTCCTGAAGGGATAACCATAGAAAAGTCGTTAAGGCTCGGATTCTCTGCCACaaataacgaagccgagtatgaggcgcTGTTGGAGGGGATGTCAATGACACGGAAATTGGGTGGAAAGTGCGTAAGTATATTTTCGGATTCGAGACTCATCGTGGGACAAGTGAacggggaattggaggcgaaagatgaaagaatgcaagagtacctCGCCCGGGCTAAACACCTGCAGACCCATTTCTACCACTTCCGCTTAACGCATATACCTAGGAGTGGGAACACCCATGCTGATTCCCTCGCAACgctggccacctcctcggctcagccccttccgcgggttattTTAGTTGAAGATCTCTGCCACCCAACAACAGAGAAGGCCAACGGAATTCGAGTACACAACGTCAGGGTaggacctagctggatggaccctctggTGCTGTTCTTAAAGCACGACACCTTACCGGACGATAAGGTTGAGGCTGACAAAATCAGGAGGAAAGCTTCTCGATTCtggctgtccgaggactccaaactTTACAGACGCTCGTTCTCggggccatacttgctgtgtgtgcaccTAGGGGCTACAGAACTCATCCTGaaggagttacatgaagggatttatGGAAACCATACGGGGGGCAGGTCTCTCTTCCACAGGGCcatgacgctgggttactggtggtCGAGCATGCATAAAGaagctctggaatatgtgaagaagtgcgaccaatgccaaaggttcgccccgAACATACATCAGCCGGGCGTAGAACTTAACCcgttgtccagcccttggccattcgcacaatggggcctagacatactagGGTCGTTCCCCAAAGCGGCTGGGAACAAGaaatttcttctcgtcggcaccgattacttcacaaagtgggtcgaAACTAAGGCGCTGGCAAACATCAGAGACGTCGATGtcaagaaatttgtttggaaaaatattatcactagGTTCGGGACCCCGCACACCCTgatctcggacaatggcctcCAGTTTGACAGCAAAGCCTTTAGGGAATACTGCAATGAGCTGGGAATTATCAATCGATACTCCACACCGGCCTACCCACAAGGTAATGGATAG
- the LOC126714194 gene encoding glycylpeptide N-tetradecanoyltransferase 1, giving the protein MGDNKSPSGSPKENPDNDSDANPLARDDSSLETIVRKFQDSMSLKKHKFWETQPVGQFKEVGDSSLPEGPIEPPTPLSEVKQEPYNLPSSYEWTTCDMDSEETCLEVYNLLKNNYVEDDENMFRFNYSKEFLRWALRPPSYFRSWHIGVRAKSSKKLVAFITGVPARIRVRDEVVRMAEINFLCVHKKLRSKRLAPVMIKEVTRRVHLENIWQAAYTAGVVLPTPITTCQYWHRSLNPKKLIDVGFSRLGARMTMSRTIKLYKLPDSPVTPGFRKMELRDVPAVTRLLRNYLSQFVVAPDFDEDDVEHWLLPSENVVDSYLVESPETHEITDFCSFYTLPSSILGNQTYSTLKAAYSYYNVSTKTPLLQLMNDALIVAKQKDYDVFNALDVMQNESFLKELKFGPGDGQLHYYLYNYRIRRALKPSELGLVLL; this is encoded by the coding sequence ATGGGTGATAACAAATCTCCTAGTGGGTCTCCTAAAGAGAACCCAGATAATGATTCTGATGCAAACCCACTTGCTAGGGATGATAGCTCATTGGAAACTATAGTAAGAAAATTCCAAGACTCAATGTCCCTCAAGAAGCATAAGTTTTGGGAAACACAGCCTGTTGGACAATTCAAGGAGGTTGGCGACTCGAGTTTGCCCGAGGGCCCGATTGAGCCCCCGACGCCATTATCTGAAGTCAAACAAGAACCTTATAATCTCCCAAGTTCCTATGAATGGACCACGTGTGACATGGACTCTGAGGAGACTTGCCTTGAGGTTTACAATTTGTTGAAGAATAATTATGTTGAGGATGATGAGAACATGTTTAGATTCAATTACTCCAAGGAATTTCTTAGGTGGGCACTGCGTCCTCCTAGTTATTTCAGGAGCTGGCATATTGGTGTTCGTGCCAAATCTTCAAAGAAACTGGTTGCTTTTATTACTGGTGTCCCTGCCAGAATTCGGGTTCGTGATGAGGTTGTCAGAATGGCTGAGATTAATTTCTTGTGTGTTCATAAGAAGCTTAGATCGAAGAGGCTTGCACCTGTTATGATCAAGGAAGTCACTAGGAGAGTTCACTTGGAGAATATTTGGCAAGCAGCTTACACAGCCGGAGTCGTTCTTCCAACGCCAATTACAACTTGCCAATATTGGCATAGGTCTTTGAACCCAAAGAAGCTCATTGATGTTGGGTTTTCAAGGCTTGGCGCAAGGATGACAATGAGCCGAACCATAAAACTTTACAAGTTACCAGATTCACCAGTGACCCCTGGATTTAGAAAAATGGAACTTAGAGATGTTCCTGCTGTTACTCGGTTGCTTAGGAACTACTTGAGCCAGTTTGTGGTTGCACCTGATTTTGACGAAGATGATGTGGAGCATTGGCTTCTTCCAAGTGAGAATGTGGTGGATAGTTACTTGGTTGAGAGCCCCGAGACTCATGAGATCACTGATTTCTGCAGCTTCTACACGCTTCCTTCGTCTATCCTTGGCAATCAGACTTACTCGACTTTGAAAGCAGCATATTCTTACTATAATGTCTCCACAAAGACTCCGTTGCTTCAATTGATGAATGATGCTCTTATTGTAGCAAAACAAAAGGATTATGATGTTTTCAATGCATTGGACGTCATGCAGAATGAGTCTTTCCTGAAAGAACTGAAATTTGGACCAGGAGACGGGCAACTTCACTACTATCTTTATAACTACCGGATTAGGCGTGCATTGAAGCCATCTGAACTTGGTCTTGTGCTTTTGTAG